In a single window of the Zea mays cultivar B73 chromosome 5, Zm-B73-REFERENCE-NAM-5.0, whole genome shotgun sequence genome:
- the LOC100284826 gene encoding succinyl-CoA ligase beta-chain, which translates to MVRGSLGKLASRALSVAGRWQHQQLRRLNIHEYQGAELMGKYGINVPRGAAAGSVHEVKDALKNMFPSEKEIVVKSQILAGGRGLGTFKSGLQGGVHIVKAEEAELIASKMLGQILITKQTGPEGKIVSKVYLCEKLSLTNEMYFAITLDRKTAGPLIIACSKGGTSIEDLAEKYPDMIIKVPIDVFKGITDEDAAKVVDGLALKAADRQSSIEQIKKLYELFCKCDCTLLEINPLAETADNKLVAADAKLNFDDNAAFRQKEIFALRDTTQEDPREVAAAKADLNYIGLDGEIGCMVNGAGLAMATMDIIKLHGGTPANFLDVGGSASEGQVVEAFKILTSDDRVKAILVNIFGGIMKCDVIASGIVNAAKQVDLKVPVVVRLEGTNVDQGKRILKESGMTLITAEDLDDAAEKAVKASVK; encoded by the exons ATGGTTCGCGGATCGCTCGGCAAGCTTGCATCGCGCGCCCTCTCCGTCGCCGGGAGATGGCAGCACCAGCAGCTCCGCCGCCTCAACATCCACGAGTACCAG GGCGCGGAGTTGATGGGTAAATACGGGATCAACGTGCCCAGGGGCGCGGCGGCTGGGTCCGTACACGAGGTCAAGGACGCCTTGAAGAACATGTTCCCCAGCGAGAAAGAG ATAGTTGTTAAAAGTCAAATCCTTGCTGGTGGCCGAGGGCTGGGAACTTTCAAAAGCGGACTGCAAGGTGGTGTCCATATTGTTAAGGCTGAGGAAGCTGAATTGATTGCAA GTAAAATGTTAGGCCAGATTCTGATAACGAAACAAACTGGTCCAGAGGGAAAGATTGTGAGCAAG GTCTACTTGTGTGAGAAACTATCTCTTACTAATGAGATGTACTTCGCCATCACCCTTGATAGGAAAACTGCTGGTCCG CTCATTATTGCTTGCAGCAAGGGAGGAACCAGTATTGAAGATCTTGCGGAGAAGTATCCTGATATGATTATTAAG GTTCCTATTGATGTATTTAAAGGAATCACAGATGAGGATGCAGCTAAAGTTGTTGATGGTCTAGCTCTAAAGGCAGCGGATAGGCAGTCTTCTATAGAACAGATTAAGAAGCTGTATGAACTTTTCTGCAAGTGTGATTGCACATTGCTGGAG ATAAATCCTCTGGCGGAGACAGCTGACAACAAGCTTGTTGCTGCTGATGCAAAATTGAACTTTGATGATAATGCTGCATTTAGACAGAAAGAAATATTTGCACTGCGTGATACAACTCAGGAAGACCCCAGGGAG GTCGCTGCTGCCAAAGCAGATTTGAACTATATTGGTCTTGATGGAGAGATTGGTTGCATGGTGAATGGAGCAGGATTGGCCATGGCGACCATGGATATTATAAAGTTGCATGGTGGTACGCCCGCCAATTTTCTTGATGTCGGTGGAAGTGCATCAGAGGGGCAG GTTGTGGAAGCTTTTAAGATACTGACTTCAGATGATAGAGTGAAGGCAATTCTAGTGAACATTTTTGGTGGCATTATGAAATGTGATGTGATAGCAAGTGGAATTGTTAATGCTGCCAAACAG GTTGACCTGAAAGTTCCTGTTGTTGTTCGGTTGGAAGGCACCAATGTAGACCAAGGAAAGAGGATTCTTAAG gaaagtggaatGACTTTGATCACTGCAGAAGATCTTGATGATGCGGCAGAGAAAGCTGTAAAAGCATCCGTCAAATAA
- the LOC103627428 gene encoding uncharacterized protein, protein MESDGDGVLPPAIFVFDATQAQRLLVAAVSRGDCRWGFFPSWSWTSRYGVVCRPEDGQYGVADRPNSGQRGVADRPDGEQCGVADKPEGGQRGVADKHDGGGAAAVDRPNSSGRTSSDRPGIGGIGPVWKTTTAGWASSSSH, encoded by the coding sequence ATGGAGTCCGATGGGGATGGTGTGTTGCCTCCAGCCATCTTCGTCTTCGATGCGACGCAGGCGCAGCGACTCCTTGTGGCAGCAGTAAGCAGGGGCGACTGCAGGTGGGGATTCTTCCCAAGCTGGAGCTGGACAAGCAGGTACGGGGTTGTGTGCAGGCCAGAGGACGGGCAGTACGGCGTCGCGGACAGGCCAAACAGCGGGCAACGTGGCGTCGCGGACAGGCCAGACGGCGAGCAATGCGGCGTCGCGGACAAGCCAGAAGGCGGGCAGCGCGGCGTCGCGGACAAGCACGACGGTGGCGGCGCGGCTGCAGTGGATAGGCCAAACAGCAGCGGCAGGACTTCCTCGGACAGGCCAGGCATCGGTGGCATCGGTCCTGTTTGGAAGACCACCACTGCAGGCTGGGCAAGCAGCAGCAGCCATTGA